ATGCACGACCTCGACTCCCTCGAGGGTGGTCTCGAAAGCGATCAGGTTCGGGACGAGCAGCTTCATCGGATGTCTCCTTCGGGGAACGGCACCTCGGACGCGACGCCGAGGAGGGTGAGTTCTTCGATTGTCGCCGCAGGCAGGTCGATGCCAGCGCTCAGGCGCGCGGCCTTCGTGCGCTCCTCGGGTTCGCCGGGCACCAGGACCTGGCTGTTCCCCGGCGCGGGGGCGATGGCGTGCGCGTCGGCCGCGAGGCCATCCATGCGCTGTGTGAACTGCCCGAACGGAAGGAACCGCTCGACGTCGAGTGCGAGCATCCAGTGGCCGACATCCTGCGGGCGGGAGAAGTCGGAGTACATGTTTCCGATTCCGGAGGCGATGGCGGCGCCCGAGAGCACACCGCCCAGCACTTCGGTCAGATAGGCGAGACCGTAGCCCTTGGGGCCGCCCGCGGGCAGCAGTGCCTTCACGGCCTGCGGGTCGGTGGTCGGGCGGCCCTCGGCATCGACTCCCCAGTCGGCAGGAATCGGTTTACCGGCCGCCTGAGCCACCATCACGCGCCCCATCGCGCTCGTGCTGGTCGCCATGTCGAGGCTGATCGGGTCGCCGCCGGTGGGCGCGGCGAAGGCGAACGGGTTGGTGCCGAGGAAGGCATCTCGTCCGCCGAACGGGACGACCGCCGGCTCGGAGTTCGAGACGACGATGCCGATCTTGCCCTGCGCAGCCAGTGCGCGGGCGTAGTAGCCGGCTGTGCCGAAGTGCGTGCTGCCGTGGATGACGGCGCTCGCGACACCGAGTTCGCCGCTCGCCTCGACGAGGGCTGCGACGGCCGCCCTGGCGGCGAGCTGCCCGGGAGCGCCGGCGGCGTCCACGCGGATGACACCACCCTCGCGGGTCACGACCGGCCGTGCGGTGGGAACGACGAGTCCGGCGTCGATGCGCGCGTGGTAGGCCGGCAGCCGGATCACGCCGTGCGAATCGACTCCGCGGAGGTTCGCGTCGACGAGTGTGTCGGCGATGTAGGCCGCGTCATCGTCGCTGTAGCCCCACGAGACGAGAAGCCTCGCTGCCCAGGACTGGAGCGCTGTGCTGTCGAACGTCATGTCGATTCCCTTTCGCATCTTTGCGTGGTGTGCGGGTGTGTCGTGCAGATGCACTCTCGCATAATAATCTTATTCGTAATACTTTTATACCCGACCCCCCGAAAATCAGAGCGAGGAATCAATGAGGATCAGCGTTTTCCCCAAGGGCGATCTCACCGCCTTGGCGGTCGACCGCACCATGACGGTGTTCGACTGGATCGAAAAGGCCCGGGTGCTCCCGGCCGAAGGGCTGGAGCTGTACAGCGGAATGTTCTGGCAGACCGACGATGATCACATCGATCAGGTCGGCGAGCATCTCGCGGCCGCCGGATTCGAGATGCCGATGCTGTGCGTCTCTCCCGACTTCACCAACCCGGATCCCGAGGTGCGCAAAGCGGAGTTCGATCGTGAGATCGAGATGATGCGCATCACAGCTCGACTGGGTGGGCGGGGCGCGAGCACGCGCGTGCTCTCCGGGCAGAAGCATCCCGAGGTCTCCCGCGAGCAGGGCGTGGAGTGGGTCGTCGATGCGATCACCCGGCTGCTCCCGATCGCGCGGGAACTGGGCGTCACGCTCGGACTGGAGAACCACTACAAGGACGGCTTCTGGCGCTACCCCGAGTTCGCGCAGAAGTCGGATGTGTTCCTGGAGATCCTCAACGCGATCGACGACAGGGCGAGCTTCGGTGTGCAGTTCGACCCCTCGAACGCGATCGTCGCCGGCGATGACTCCGCGGACTTCCTCGAGCAGGTCATCGACCGTGTCGTCACGATGCAGGCATCCGACCGCTCACTTGCTCCCGGAGCATCGCTCGACGATCTGCGCCAGAGCGACGGCACGCTCGGCTATTCGCCCGCGCTTCAGCACGGCGTGATCGGCCAGGGGCTCAATGACTACGACCGCATCTTCCGCACCCTCGCCGACGCCGGCTACGACGGCTGGATCAGCATCGAGGACGGCGTCAACGGCATGGGCGAGATGGCCGAGTCGGTCGAGTTCCTCCGCGAGGCGCGCGACACGTACTTCGGAGGGTCCACCGCGGTGCGCGTGCGCACGCACGAGGCGGCGCTCGCCGCCGCGGGACTCCCGAGCATCGCTCGGGGCGAGATCGAGGAGGTCGCACGATGAAGGCTCTGGTGAAGTTCGGGATGAACGACGGCGACGTCGAGGTGCGCGACGTGCCGGAGCCGGAACTGCTGCCCGGCACGGTGCTCGTCGCCGCGCGCGCCGTCGGCGTGTGCGGCTCCGATATCCACATGTGGCGCAACGGGCAGAGCTGGGAGGTCGCGCTGCCGGTGATCCTCGGGCACGAGACGGCCGGTGTCATCGCCGCCGTCGCGGACGACGTGACCGGCTGGCAGGTCGGCGATCGCGTCGTCTGTGAGACGGCCGCCTCGATATGCGGCACCTGTGCGCTGTGCCGCACGGGGCGTTACAACCTCTGCCCGCACCGTCAGGGGTACGGGGCGATCCGCGACGGTGCCTTCGGCGAGCTGCTGTGTGCCGAACCGCGCGTGCTGCACCGGATTCCGGAGAACGTGACCTTCGAGCAGGCCGCGATGACCGAGCCCTTCGCCGTCGCCTACAACGCGCTCGTGGAGCGTGCCACGGTGACCCCCGGCGACATCGTCGTGATCCAGGGGGCAGGCGCGATCGGCGCGCTTGCGTTGCAGATCGCGCGCCTGCGCGGTGCCGGCACCACGATCGTGCTGGGTACCCCCGTCGATGAGCACCGTCTCGCGAAGCTGCGTGAGCTCGGCGCGGACTACACGATCGACGTCACGAAAGAGGACCCCGCGGAGCTGCTCAAGACGCTCGGCGACGGATTCGGCGCCGACGTGGTCGTTGACGCCACAGGCGTGAGCATCGCGCTCAAGCAGAGCCTCGAACTCGTTCGTCCCTTCGGATCCATCGTCAAGGTCGGCTGGGGACCGCAGCCGCTGAACTTCAGCCTCGACCCGCTCGTGGCGAAGGCGGCGACTCTCTACGGTTCCTTCTCGCACACCTGGACGACGTGGGAACGCGTGCTGTCGCTGTTCTCCACGGGTGCACTCGAGACCGAGAAGGTGCTCGGCGGGGTCTACGAGCTCGCCGACTGGAAGCGTGCGTTCGAAGACATGGAGTCCGGGCGCAACATCAAGTCCGTCATGGTGATGCCGGGCTGATCAACGAAGAGGGGCGGATGCTGCGCAGCATCCGCCCTCTCTGATCTCGGAGATCACACGCCGTAGCGTGCGCTGACCTCTTCGAACTCCTCCAGCGTGCGCTGCACGAGCGTGAGCGCCATCTCCTGCGCGCTGTTCACATCCCGAGCGACGAGTGCCTCCGCGAGGCGGATGTGGTTCGCCACGGATTCGGCGGTGATGTCGTGCATGCCGGGACGGGTGTCGTGGCCGCGGGCGTCGAGCGTCGCACCGATCGTGTCGGCCAGTTGGGCCATCACCGCGTTGTCGGTGCCCTCCAGCAGCAGACGGTGGAAGCCGGCATCCATCTCGAAGAACTTGCGCGCATCATGGTCGAGGAAGGCCTGCTGCATGATCTGCGCGCGCTCGAGGATCTCCGCAGCACTCTCGGCCGAGATGCGCTGCGCCGCGAGCCCCGCGGCGGCATGTTCGATGCCGAGACGGAGTTCGAGCAGCTGCTTCATCTGCAACGCATAGGTCGGACCCTGCCCGCGCCACTTCACGACATAGGGGTTCAGGAGGTCCCACGACGAGGGCGGCAGCACGCGCGTGCCGACCTGAGGGCGCGCTTCGACGAGCCCCATAGAGCTCAGCGTGCGGATGCCCTCGCGCACGACGCTGCGTGAGACGCCGAGGCGGTCGCACAGCTGGTCGGCGTAGACGATGGTGCCCGGCTCGATGACGCCGTCGATGATCTCCTGCCCCAGCACATCGACCACGTGGGCATACAGCCCGCTTCCGATGCGCGCGCGGTAGCGCGCACTGCTGGTATCCGCCACTCGGGCGCCCCCGTTCATCTGCCGTCGGCCGCGAAGTCGTACTCGCCTTCAGCCGCGGCTGCTTCATAGGCGAGTCGGGGGACCTGTGTCGCCAGTTTTCCCCCGCTGATGTCGATGAGTGTACCGGTGATGTAGCCGGCGAGGTCGGAGGCGAGGAAGCAGATCAGGCTCGAGATATCCGACTTGCTGCCCCACTTCCGAAGGCTCAGCGTGTCGAGCAGTCGGGACTGCTCCGGCTGTGGGAGCTCGTCGAAGTGATTGAGCGATGTCGGAACCATCCCGGGGGCGTAGGCGTTCGCCGTGATGTTCCACGGGCCGACCTCTCCGGCGAGGGCGCGCGTGAAGTGCGCGACAGCGATCTTCGAGGAGGCGTAGGCGGCGCTGCCGTAGATGGGGACGAAGGCCGCGAACGATGCGGCGTTGATGATGCGGCCCGCGCGCTGCCGCTTCATGATCGGGAGCACTGCGCGACACATGAGGAACGTGCCCTTGAGGTTGACGTCGTGCGCGAAGTCCCAGGTCTTCTCGTCCAGGCCGTCGATCGGGCCGTTTCCTGCCACTCCCGCATTGTTGACGAGGATGTCGATGCGGCCGTACTGCTGCTCGACAGCGGCGATCACCTCGGCGATCTGCGCGCTGTCGCGGATGTCGCAGACGAACTCGCGATGCGCGGCCCCTGTGGCATCCAGCTCTGCACCGATCGTGGCGAGATCGTCGGCATTGACGTCGATCGACACGGTGGTGACACCTTCTCGGGAGAGCGTCGTGACGATCTCATGGCCGATACCCTTGCCGACGCCTGTGACGACGGCGACCTTTCCTGCGATGTCGATGTGCACCGGGAGTCCTTTCTAATCCTCGCACTTGCGTTACAAGTATGATTTATTAGAATAATGGCACCTTCGGCACCCGACGCCAAGGTTCTTCATCACATCGCGCACCGAAGCGCAGACACAGAGAAGGAGATGCGAAGATGCATCGAGCTGTATTCAGGACCGCCGCCGTCGCGGCAGCGGGAATCCTTGCGGTAGGTACTCTTGCGGCCTGTGCTCCCGGTGGCGACGCCGGCAGCGGAGGAGAGGGTGAGGGCGGTGGCACCGTTCGCGTGACGCTGGCGAACCACGTGTGGACCGACATCATCAAGTCGAAGATCCCCGAGTTCGAGAAGGAGACCGGAATCAAGGTCGAGCTCACCCAGCTCGGCGAAGACCAGCTCTCCGACCAGTACAACGTGAAGCTCAACGCGGGCACCGACGAACTCGACGTCATGATGTACCGCCCGCTGCAGGAGGGCAAGCTCTTCGCCCAGAACGGGTACATGGCCGACCTCACGGATCTCGTCAAGGAAGACGCCGACTGGGACTGGAGCGACTTCCAGTCCGGTCCCGTCGAGACGACGACCTACGAAGGCGCCGTCGTCGGCGTGCCGCTCATCACGGAGTCTCAGGTTCTCTACTACCGCGCCGACCTGCTGGAGGCGGCAGGACTCGAGGTTCCCACGACGCTCGACGAGCTCGCGGCGGCAGCCAAGACCATCTCCGAGGCGAACCCCGGCGTCGCAGGCTTCGTGGCCCGCACCGCCCGCTCGGCGGCGGTCACGCAGTTCTCAAGCTTCCTGTACAGCTTCGGCGGTGACTTCATGGACGACGGCAAGGCCAGCGTCGACACCCCCGAGGCCGTGGAAGCCTACGAGTACTACGGCGGTCTGCTGAACCAGTACGGACCGGCCAACGTCAGCACCGACATGAGCTGGCCCGAGGCCGCGGCGATCTTCGCCCAGGGTCAGGCCGCGTTCTACACCGACGCGAGCAGCCTCTACCAGAACCTCGCGCTGGAAGAGAACTCCACCGTCTTCGACAAGCTCGGCTACGCCGCCTTCCCGGCAGGGCCCGCAGGCTCGAAGCCGTACGCGATCCCGTCCTGGGGCCTCGCGATCAACGAGGGATCGAGCAACCAGGCGAACGCCTGGGCGTTCATCAAGTGGGCGACCAGCTTCGACAGCGTCCTCGCCGTGCAGGAAGAGGGCGTGCCTGGAGCGCGTACCTCTGTGTGGGAGGACCCGAAGGGCACCGCGAGCTTCCCGCCCGCGCTGGCTGACGCCATCGCAGAGAACGCGAAGAACGGCGTCGGCTACGACCGCCCGCTCGTCGTGAACGTCTCCGAGGCGCGCGAGATCGTGGGCGACCCGATCGTCGTCGGCATCACCGGCGGCGACGTCCCCGGTGCGGCGAAGAGCGCGCAGGAGAAGTTCGGCGCCTTCCTCGAAGACGAGAACTAAGCACCTAGATTCATCCACCACCGGCGGGGGCGGCGACGTCCGCCCCCACCGGTACCAACAAAGGAGACGCCGGTGAGCAGTGCCGCACGCCGTGACCTCGGAACCTGGGGACGCTATTCCCGTTGGGTCAACAAGCACCGCAAATGGGTCTTTGCCGCGCCCGCGATGATCTTCATCGCGCTGCTGCTGATCTTCCCCCTCGTTTGGACGCTCTACCTGAGCTTCACCAACTCGAAGGGCTCGGTCAGGGCTCCCTTCGACTTCATCGGATTCGAGAACTACGTCAAGGTCCTCACCGACACCGAGCGCTTCTGGCCCGCCGTCGGGCGCACTGTCTACTTCACCGGCGGCGCGCTGCTGTTCGAGGTCATCCTCGGGATCGCGATCGCCCTCATGCTGTGGAAGCCCTTCCGCGGTGAGAAGCTCGTGCGCGTCGCCATCCTGCTGCCTCTCGTCGCGACACCCGTCGCGATCGGCATGATGTGGCGCCTGATCTTCGAGCCCAACATCGGGTTCGCCAACGAGATGCTCTCGTGGCTCGGCATTCCCGCGCAGCCCTGGCTGAGCAGTCCGGACACCGCGCTGAGCACCCTGATCTTCGTCGACGTCTGGCAATGGACGCCTATGGTGACGCTCATCATCCTCGCGGGCCTGACCGCGCTTCCTGAGGAGCCGGATGAGGCCGCCCGGGTCGATGGAGCCAACTGGTGGCAGCGCCTCTGGTACGTGACGCTCCCGCTGCTCGCGCCGACGATCATCGCTGCGGTGATCCTGCGCGGCATCGATGCGCTCAAGACCTTCGACATCCTCTACGCGACCAAGGGCAAGGGCGGAGGGTCCTTCCACGAGGTGGAGACGCTCAACACCTATGCCTACGGCCTGAGCTTCGACTACAACCGCTACGGCCAGGCGTCGACGGTTCTCATCCTCTTCTTCCTGATGATCATCGGACTCATCTGGATCCTCTCCCTGCGTAAGAAGGCGTTGAACAAATGAGCGCTACGACTCTCCTCGTGCTCCCCGAGGCACGACGCAAGAAGTTCCCCCTGCCGTCGTTCGCACGCTTCCTCGGTCTTGCCCTGGTCGTGTTCGCCCTCGTCGCGCCACTCGTGTGGATGGTGCTGGCGAGCTTCAAGACGAACGTCGACATCTACGATCCGTCGAAGTTCTTCAGCTTCGTCCCGACCCTCGCGAACTACGCGACCGTCTTCGGGCAGGCGAACTACGCCGCCTACATCTGGAACTCGTTCTTCGTCGCATTCGTCGCGACCGTGCTCTCGCTCGTGCTCGCGGTTCCCGCGGCCTACAGCATGAGCCGGTTCGTCATGGGCAAGTCGGCGATGGTCGTGCTGCTGGCCCGTATCATCCCCGGCGTCAGCCTGCTCGTGCCCTGGTACTTCGTGTTCTCCCAGATGCGGCTGGTCGGCTCGTACACGATCCTCATCATGTCGATGATGTTCGTCTCGCTGCCGCTGATCCTGTACATCATGATGTCGTACTTCGACTCGATGCCGGAGGAGCTCGAGGAGGCCGCACAGGTCGACGGTCTCACGCCCATCGGCGCGTTCCTGCGCATCACGCTTCCGCTGTCGATGCCCGGTGTCGCCACCGCCGGCATCCTGTCGTTCATCTTCGCGTGGAACAACTTCATGTTCGCGCTCGTGCTGTCCGGATCGAGCACCAAGACGCTCCCCGTCGCGATCTTCGACTTCGTCGGCTACGCGAGCATCGACTGGGGTGGGCTGATGGCGGCAGCCGTCATCGTGACACTTCCGATCATGCTGATCGCGCTCTTCACGCAGAAGTACATCGTCTCCGGCCTCACCGCCGGCGCCACGAAGGGCTGAGAGATGACGCACACGGCCGCGCACGACGGCGGCCCGAGCCCTGTCGTGCCCACGCGCCCCGTCGCCATCATCGTGATGGGCACGCAGGGCGTGGGCAAGACGACGATCGGCACGCGGCTCGCGAGTCAGCTGGGGGTGCCGTTCATCGACGGCGACCGGCTGCACCCCGCCCGCAACGTCGAGAGGATGGCGTCAGGGCAGCCGTTGAGTGATGAGGACCGCGCGCCATGGCTGCGCATCGTCGGCGAGGCGCTCGCCGAGCATCAGGCCAGCGGGGGAGTCGTGATCGCCTGTTCCGCGCTCAAGCGCAGCTACCGTGATGTCCTGCGTGCGCACGTTCCGACCGCGTATGTCGTCGAACCATGGGGCCCCATCGAGCTCGTGCAGGACCGCGTGCGAGACCGTACGCACGAGTACATGCCTCCGGAGCTCCTGGCCTCGCAGTACGAGACGCTCGAGCCGCTCGCCGACGATGAGCGTGGCATCCGCGTCAACGTCGAACCCACGCCCGAGCGGATCGTCGAGACCGTTCTTGAGCACTATCAGCGCGAGAGCGCGAACCAGGAGCAGCCATGACCATCGCAGATGAGATCACCCGCGTCGAATCGTTCCCCGTCGCGCCGCGCTGGCTGTTCGTGCGCATCGAGACGCGGGAGGGCCTGGTCGGCTGGGGGGAGGGCTCGCTGGAGGGCTACGCCGATGTCGTGCGTGCTGCGGTCGACCAGTTCGGCGAGTATCTCCTCGGCAAGGACCCGTCCCGTATCGAAGACCACTGGCAGGTGCTCACCAAGGGGCAGTTCTACCGCGGTGGTCCGGTGCTCGCGAGTGCGGTCTCGGGCGTGGACCAGGCGCTCTGGGACATCGCCGGCAAGCGCCTGGGCGTCCCCGTGCACGAACTGCTCGGCGGGGCCGTGCGGGATCGGATCCGCGCCTACGGCTGGGTCGGCGGGGATGACCCCTCCGAGGTCGCCGATCACATCGCCGCGCAGATGGCGGTGGGACTCACCGCGGTCAAGATGAACGCCTCAGGCAAGATGAGCCGCAACGGCTCGGTCGCCGAGCTCGACGGCGTGGTCGCGCGTGTCGCGAGCGCGCGGGAGGTGCTCGGACCGGATCGCGACGTCGCCGTCGATCTGCACGGGCGCTTCACACTGGCGACAGCGCGCAGAGTGGTGGGACTGCTGGAACCCCTGCACCCGTTCTTCATGGAGGAGCCGGTCGTGCCGGAGAACTCACACGTGATCGGGCATCTGGTGGATGCCACGACGATCCCGATCGCGACGGGGGAACGGCTGTACTCCCGGCAGGAGTTCCTGCCCGTGCTGAACGCGGGGATCGCCATCGCTCAGCCGGATCTCTCGCACGCGGGCGGGATCTCCGAGGTCCGTCGCATCGCCTCACTCGCCGACACGTTCGACGTGCAGCTCGCCCCGCACTGCCCGCTCGGGCCGCTCGCGCTCGCCGCCTGCCTGCAGGTGGGCTTCTCGACGCCGAACTACCTCATCCAGGAGCAGTCGATCGGCATTCACTACAACAAGGGCGCGGAGGTGCTCGATTACGTCGCCGACACCGCCCCACTCGCGTTCGTCGACGGTGGATTCGAACGCCTGACCGGCCCCGGTCTGGGCATCGAGATCGATGAGTCGGCCGTGCGGATGGCCTCCGCAGGCTGGGAGCGGTGGCAGAACCCGATCTGGCGCCACGCCGACGGGTCGGTGGCAGAGTGGTGACCGTGGACAACGCAGCGCTGCGCGATCGGATCGCCGAGACGCGACTCGTCGCGATCATCCGCGGCACGGACGTCGATCAGACCGTCCAGGCCGCGCTCACGCTGATCGGCGCCGGTGTGACGACGTTGGAGATCACGCTGACGCTGGCCGAGGCTGAGCAGGCGATCGCGCAGGTGGTTCAGGATGCTCCCGCCGGGGCGCTCATCGGTGCCGGCACCGTGCTCAGCGAGAGCGACGTCGACCGCTCGATCACCGCCGGTGCGCAGTTCATCGTCACCCCCACGCTGACGGCGTCGGTGGCCTACGCCGTTCGCTCCGGCATCGGGGTGCTGCCGGGAGTCTTCACCCCGACGGAGGTGCAGCAGGGCATGGACAGCGGCGTCGCCGCGGTGAAGCTCTTCCCTGCCGCCTCCCTCGGTCCCGGATTCCTCCGCGCCGTGCGGGATCCCTTCCCGGATGCACGGATCATCCCGGTCGGGGGAGTGGGCCTCGAGGCGATTCCGTCGTACCTCGCCGCGGGCGCGTTCGGCGTGGGAATCGGCGGGCCGCTCGTCGGCGATGCGGCCCAGCCCGGCGGCGACCTGAAGGCGCTCGCCGTGCGTGCGGCGGCATTCGTCGCGGCGACGGCCGCGGGGGTGCGCTGAAGAGGCGCTCTTTCGGATGTCGGTGCCGGCGTCTAGTGTGCACGCATGGGTGAATCCACGCAGGCAACCGGAGGCAATCGCACGACCGAAGTGATCCGCGCCGCGACGGTTCAGGACGTGACGGAAGCCGTGGTCCAGGCCGCGGCAGAAGCCGTTCCTCTCGTCGTCGTCGGCGGTGGGCACAGCGTGTGGGCGCGCACAGACGTCGGCGGTCTGCGGCTCGAGCTCGCTGACCTCGCCGACGTGCAGGTCGACGGCACGATCGTCCGCGTCGGCGGTGGCGCGACCTGGGGCCAGGTGGCCGCGGAGCTCGCTGATCACGGTCTCGCGATCAGCTCGGGCGACACGTCCACCGTGGGCGTCGGGGGGCTGACGACCGGCGGCGGCATCGGCTGGATGGTCCGGATGTGGGGCCTCGCCGCCGACCAGCTCATCGGCGCGCAGGTCGTCACCGCGACGGGCGAAGTCATCGAGACCTCTGCGCTGCACGAACCGGAGCTGTTCTGGGCGCTGCGCGGTGGCGGAGGCAACTTCGGCGTCGTCACTCGCTTCGATTTCCAGGCCCATCCGCTGCCCGGCATCGCCTTCGCCGAAGGCGTGATCGACGGCGACGCCGCGGAGGTCCTGCGTGCGACGCGAGACCTGATGGAGGGGGCGCCGCGGCAGCTGACGGTCACGTACATGGATGTGCCGCCGATGGACCCGAGTGCGCCGGCCGGGGCGCGTCTGAGTGCGGTGTGGGCGGGTCCCGAGCCGGAGCGGCTGCGGGCGGTACTCGCGCCCGTCGCCGAGCTCTCCGACGTCACGGTCGAGATCACCACCCCTGCGTACCGCGACATCCTGATGGAGATGCCCGCGCCGGACGCCGAGTCTGCGCCTCCGGGCTTCATCGGCGGCAACGGTCTCTTCCGCGAACTCGATGATGCTCTTATCGACCAGTTGGTCGCGTTTCGTCAGGCTCATCCCGCATCCGTCGTGTTTCTGCGCTCGCTCGGCG
The DNA window shown above is from Microbacterium keratanolyticum and carries:
- a CDS encoding FAD-binding oxidoreductase, yielding MGESTQATGGNRTTEVIRAATVQDVTEAVVQAAAEAVPLVVVGGGHSVWARTDVGGLRLELADLADVQVDGTIVRVGGGATWGQVAAELADHGLAISSGDTSTVGVGGLTTGGGIGWMVRMWGLAADQLIGAQVVTATGEVIETSALHEPELFWALRGGGGNFGVVTRFDFQAHPLPGIAFAEGVIDGDAAEVLRATRDLMEGAPRQLTVTYMDVPPMDPSAPAGARLSAVWAGPEPERLRAVLAPVAELSDVTVEITTPAYRDILMEMPAPDAESAPPGFIGGNGLFRELDDALIDQLVAFRQAHPASVVFLRSLGGAFADVAQDDSAFPARDATWFVLAGGFDIPGLIDDAERTALAREWAAIAAGRRAQYANFADQERHEDVPTLFDGAALTRLRALKRTWDPTNVFRRNHNIGA